In the Campylobacter concisus genome, TTCTTTAGCAAGAGCTGTGAGCAAAGAAGTGCCAAATTTGATGCTCATCGCATGTAACGGTATGGCAACTTACGAGCAGCTTTGTGAGCTTAAAAATGCTGGCGTTTTTAGCTACAACCACAACCTAGAAACTAGCCGCGAATATTTCCCAAAAATCTGCACAACGCACTCTTGGGACGAGCGATATCAGACAAATTTAGACGCAAAAAGGGCTGGGCTCATGCTTTGCACTGGCGGCATTTACGGCGTTGGCGAGAGCGAGGCTGACAGGGTTAGCTTTAGAGCTAGTTTAAAAGAGCTTGAGCCATTTTCGTCTCCTATAAATTTTTTCATAAAAAGTGACGCACTAAGGCTTGATCTGCCACCTCTTAGCGCGGATGAGGCCCTAAAAATCGTGCGTGAGACCAAAAGCGCACTGCCAG is a window encoding:
- a CDS encoding biotin synthase; amino-acid sequence: MKMKTIMLCAICSVTQGNCAEDCAYCTQSAKAGADITKFKEKSVQQVVDEAKMAYKNHALGFCLVTSGAKLNDKKTDYIASLARAVSKEVPNLMLIACNGMATYEQLCELKNAGVFSYNHNLETSREYFPKICTTHSWDERYQTNLDAKRAGLMLCTGGIYGVGESEADRVSFRASLKELEPFSSPINFFIKSDALRLDLPPLSADEALKIVRETKSALPETRVMIAGGREKILGERQYEIFENGADAIVIGDYLTAKGEKASKDIEELTKRGFSFASICH